GCCGACGCCCCGACGGCGGCACCGGTCCGCCTCATCGGCCAGCGCCGCGAACGCACAGCACGCCATGAAGTCCAGCCCGGTGACATCGATCACCAACGAACCGGGTGCGGTGACGATGATGGCGACCTCGCTCAACAGCCGTCGCCAGGTTCGTTCATTACAGGCGTCGACCTCACCGCCCGCGTAGACGATCACCGCCGCGTCGCAGCGCTGTGCTGTAGCCCGCAACGTGCTGCGTGCGTCGCCGAGTTCGGAGACCAGCTGGGTGCTCAACATCAGGTGTGGAGACGATAGTCTTGTGGTGGCCAAGCTCATGGTGCGCTTCAAATCGACGGACGTCTAGTGCGCCGCAATGGATGCGTGTCTTATTGTCTGGAGACGGACTCGTCGCGTTTGTGTCTCATTTCTATAACGGACAGGGCGGTCTGTCTACACATCGCAGGCTAAGAGAACGGTGAGGCTCGCCCGATTACGCGCTGACCGGCTTTGACACCGGCTTGGAAACCTTCATCACCTTCATCATGTTGCCACCCATGATCTTTTCGACGTCTTCGCAGTCGAATTCAGAAAGTTCGTCGACGAAGGTGATGGGGTCTTTCAGGCCTTCGGGGTGCGGCCAGTCGGATCCGAAGACCACCCGGTCGGTGCCCACCATCGTGACGATCTCGGTGAACCGGTCCTCCCAGAACGGGCTGATGTACACGCAGCGCTTGAACGCCTCGATCGGATCCTCGCTGAACGCGTGCGGCATCTTCTTGTAGACGCCCTTCAAGCCCTTGAACAGGTGCGGCACCCAGTCGGCGCCGTTCTCGATCGAGAGGATCCGCAGCTCCGGGTTGCGCGACAGCGCGCCGTGGCAGACCAACGCTCCCATCGCATCTTCGATCGGCCGATGGCCCATCGCCAGGCTCCGGAAGGCGGTCGGCTTGAACGGCAGGAATTCGTCGCCGGGCTCCCACACGTTGAGCAGCTCGGAGTAGCCGCTGTCGGAGGCGTGCATCGAGACCGGGATCTCGGCCCTGATACAGGCCTGCCAGAACGGGTCGAACTCCTCGAAACCGAAGGACCGGCTGCCGCGATAGCCGGGAACCGGCGCCGGGCGGACCAGCACGGTGCGGGCGCCCCGCTCCAGACACCATTGGAGTTCTTCGAGCGCACGGTCGACGATCGGCAAGGTGATCACCGGGGTAGCGAAGATGCGCTCCTTGTAGTTGAACGACCAGGTCTCGTGCATCCATTGGTTGAGCGCATGGATGACGTCGTGGGTCATCTCCGGGTCGTCCTTCATCCGCTCTTCGACCAGGCTGGCCAGCGTGGGGAACATCAGGGCGTAGTCGATGCCCAGCTCGTCCATGACCTCCAGGCGCGGGCCCGGCTCGCGGAAGGCGGGAATCGCCTTCATCGGCTCACCCATCACTTCGCGGTAGCTCTTGCCGCCGCTGCCGTGGCGGAAGTATTCCTCTTGTGCACCCGGCCGGGCGACCACCTCGAACGTCGGGTTGGGGATGTATTCGCTGATGTGGCCGCGAACCACGATCTTGGTGCGGCCGCGCACCTGCACGTAGTCGATGACGTGCCTGCGGTTGTCCGGGAGGAACTTGGTGAGCGCTTCTTGCGGTTCGTACATGTGGTTGTCGGCGTCGAACACCGGAAAGGGAAGCTCGCGTGACGGCATGGCGATCTCCTCGCAGAAGCCTCGGTCTCAGTAGCTGGTAATGACGTTACCACTTCTGTACAAGAACGTATACGGGGGCTAGGCCCCGTTGATAATGGCGAAATTCACGGTCGCGGTGGCGGCAAGTTCGTCGCCGTCGCCGTATATGTCGACCTGCATGACCATCGCCCGGCGGCCGGATCGCAACATCCGGGGCACCGCGAGTGCCGACCCCTGGCGGATCGGCCGCAGGTAGCGGACGAATAGGTCGGCGGTCGTCATCGTGGTGCCAGGCTCGAGATACTCCAGTCCGAAGTGGCCCCCCGCCACGTCCACGAGTGTGGCTATCAAGCCGCCCTGAAGCGCGCCGGAAGTGTTGACCACATGCGGGCTGACCGGCATCGTCATGGCGAACGCGCCATTGTGGGTTGTCGGGCGCATGCCGATTTGGGCGAACAGCTCGGCCAGGGAGGGCACGACCGACTGGTCGTCGCTGTCTCGGATGCCGAGGGCGCGGCTGCAGAAGTCGTAAAGCTGTCCGGCGTCTATCGGTGTGCCGTTCAATTCGGCGCCCAGCCAGTGCAACCGGAGCGCACCCACCACCGTCTGCATCACGATCGCCGCCGCGGCCCCGACATCGAGGCCCGGGTTGAAGACACCCTCGGTGATGCCTTGCCCCACGATGTCGCGGATCAGCTGATGCAAGGGAGAGAGCACACGGGCGTATTCGCGCGGCCGGGTCTCGGCGAGGTGCTGGTTGTACAGACTCAACGCCCGATTGAGGCTGTCCTGTGTGGTCGACTCCGGCTGCGCGCTAATGCGATCGATGACCAGCTTCAGCGCGGCGGTGCTGTCCAGGCCGGTGGTCTCGGCGCGCCAGGCCTGCGCGGTGCGCGCCATGGTTCTGTCGAACAGCGCCAGCAGCAATTCGTCTTTGCTGCTGAAATGCTGGTAGAACGCCCGCAGCGAGGTCTTCGAGCGCGCGACGACTTCCTGCACCGTGAAGTCGGTGCGTCCGGTTTCGCCGAGGATTTCGACCGCCGTCTTGATAAAGCGCTCGGCGCGGGTCACTTCAGCTCCATCGTCGCTAGGGCCGGCCATGGGCGAATTCTCCTCTTTCGGTGCGCTGTGACAACGCTTCGAGAATGAGGTTACCGCGGATACCCCGAGGCCACGGACCTCGATGGCAACCATGCTCTTCTACTGTCCGGTTACCGGGGTTCGGGTGGGACAAGGCGCACTGGACGCGTCACGTGGTCAACCCGGTCGACGGCCGCATAACCGCCCGCGCGACGTCCATAGCGGGTCGGTCCTTGGCATGAACGGCGAGTGCAGCTTCCATCGCCCAGGTCTCCGTTCCGTGTGCCGAAGGTCACGGGGCGCATCGTTCCAGGTGACCGGTCGGACTCACCGGTTTATTGCTGGCGCGCAATCAGGGGTCCGGCTCACCAGGTGCGGGTCGAGCCTGCGCTGACGGCATCGATTCTGCGTGTGGATCGTGTGTTACCCACGATTTCGCGCCGTAGCCGCAGGCTCGGCGCGGGGATCCATCGGGATGCCAAGCTCCTCACGGTCTACCCGCCCCGAGCCGCGATCATCGCCGACCGGTTCACCTTGGTCGCGGCGGTACGCGGAATGGCGTCGACGAATTCGACCGTCTTCGGAACCTTGTAGGGGGCGAGCCGGTCCTTGGCGTACTCGATCACCTGCTGCTCGGTCAGCGACGCCGCGAGTTGAACCACGGCGTGCACCCGGCGCCCCCAGCGTGGGTCGGAGATTCCGATCACCACAACGTCAGCAATATCGGGGTGCCCGGCAAGCGCGGACTCGACCTCGGCCGGAAAGACGTTGGCGCCGCCGGTGATGATCATGTCGACGCGGCGGTCGACGATGTACAGGTAGCCGTCGGAGTCCAGGTGGCCGATGTCGCCGGCGGAACGGAAGCCGTCGTCGGTCGAGGGCAGCGGCGGCGCCCCACCCAGATAGCGGTATCCCGCGCTCATCGGCGCGCGCAGGTAGACCTCGCCCTGCTCGCCGGGGCCCAGCGGACGCGCGTCGGCGTCCAGAATCCGGATCTCGGTGTCCCGGAAGCCGCGGCCGACGCTGCCAGGATGAGTCAGCCACTCGTCGCCGCGCAACGCCGTAAGCCCGAGGTTTTCGGTCATGCCGTACGCCGTCACCATCTGCTCGGGGCTCAGCAGTTCGAACCAGGTGTGCAGCAGCGACGGCGGCATCACGGCGGCGCCCTGCAGGACGAAGACGATGCTGGACAAGTCACGCCGCCGGATGTCCGGCCGGGCGGCGATGCGCGCCAGCATCGTGGGGGTGGCCGTGAAGTTGGTGATCCGATACCGCTCGATCACGTCCAAAACCAGTGCCGCGTCGAACTTTTCGAGCACCACCAAATGGTCACCGGCCAGCAGGAAGAGGAAGGTGGCGAAGCCGTTGGTGTGATACATCGGCGCGGGCACCATGATGGTCTGCGGCCGGGCTACCGGTGTCCAGGCCGACAAGAATGGTTCGCCGTGCTGAGGCGTCCAGAGCGAGGGCGCCAGGTTGAGGATCACCTTGGGCACGCCGGTCGAACCGCTGCTGCAGATTCCATGGGCCGTTGGGGAAACCGCTTCGGGCAGTGGACTTTCGGACTGGGCGGCCGCGCGCACATCCAGCTCCCACCGGCTGTTTTCGTCGACGACCACGACGGGATCGATCACCGCGCGCACCCGGTCCCGCTCCCATTCGGGCAGGTCCCAGTGCATGGGGATGGGCACCGCGCCGATCTTCCAGCATCCCAATGTGGCCAACACGAGGTGTCGCGAATTCGGGATCGCAAGTGCCACCAGGGAACCCGTTTCAGCGCCGTTGGCGGCCAGCGCCCGTCCCCACTGGTTGGCGCGGGCGTCGAGTTTACCGAAGGTCAGCGACTGCGCGGTGCCGTCGAGCGCGACGATGGTCACCGCGGTGTCGTCGCGTCGCTGTTCGGCGAGCTCCCGCAGTTTGGTACCGAACGGGATGCCCTCGTCGTTCATGCCGATACTGGTCCAGTGAACAGCGTCTCGAGGGAGCCGTCGGGCACGCCGGGTATCAGCCGCAGCGCCAGTCCCTCGGTACCCAGCGGCAACCGGATCAGCGGTTGGGTGTGCCGGTCGAGCACGCTGATATCGGACTCGTCGCAAAAGCCGAGCGCGCCGAGCAGCTGGTGAGCGGTGCGCAGTACCTCCCGCGCGGTGTCGGCGGCCTTCAGCCGTAAAACGAGTGCGTCGGCCGAACGAACCTGCGCCGCTGTCGATTCCGGCCGGCACACGGTGAACTTGGCGAGTTCATGCAGGCCGCGCAGCGCGACGGAGGCATCCGCGACGGCGAACCTGACGGCCTGGAATTCCGCCAGCGGCTTGCCGAATTGAACCCGGGCTCGCACGTGCTCGGTGACGATCCGCAGCGACTGCTGCATCGCGCCCAGAATCCGCCACGACCCCAGCACGAGATGAAGGCTAACGTCCGCGGCGGGCACGGTTCCGTTGGGTGCGCTCACGGTGGCCGGCACCAGGAACGGTCCCAGCTTGGCGTTGGTGCGCGACGCGGGGTGCGGCTGGTAGCGGTTGGCGTCGAGGTCGGCGGCGATCCAGTCGCCGGGCAGATCGCCGTGGTCGATGCGCGGCGCGTCGGGATTCACCAGGGCCAGCCGGGCGCCGT
This is a stretch of genomic DNA from Mycobacterium lacus. It encodes these proteins:
- a CDS encoding anti-sigma factor antagonist (This anti-anti-sigma factor, or anti-sigma factor antagonist, belongs to a family that includes characterized members SpoIIAA, RsbV, RsfA, and RsfB.), with the translated sequence MSLATTRLSSPHLMLSTQLVSELGDARSTLRATAQRCDAAVIVYAGGEVDACNERTWRRLLSEVAIIVTAPGSLVIDVTGLDFMACCAFAALADEADRCRRRGVGLCLVSRHPGVARIVHACGFRDRLPVYPTADAALAAAF
- a CDS encoding amidohydrolase family protein, translated to MPSRELPFPVFDADNHMYEPQEALTKFLPDNRRHVIDYVQVRGRTKIVVRGHISEYIPNPTFEVVARPGAQEEYFRHGSGGKSYREVMGEPMKAIPAFREPGPRLEVMDELGIDYALMFPTLASLVEERMKDDPEMTHDVIHALNQWMHETWSFNYKERIFATPVITLPIVDRALEELQWCLERGARTVLVRPAPVPGYRGSRSFGFEEFDPFWQACIRAEIPVSMHASDSGYSELLNVWEPGDEFLPFKPTAFRSLAMGHRPIEDAMGALVCHGALSRNPELRILSIENGADWVPHLFKGLKGVYKKMPHAFSEDPIEAFKRCVYISPFWEDRFTEIVTMVGTDRVVFGSDWPHPEGLKDPITFVDELSEFDCEDVEKIMGGNMMKVMKVSKPVSKPVSA
- a CDS encoding hotdog fold thioesterase; its protein translation is MAGPSDDGAEVTRAERFIKTAVEILGETGRTDFTVQEVVARSKTSLRAFYQHFSSKDELLLALFDRTMARTAQAWRAETTGLDSTAALKLVIDRISAQPESTTQDSLNRALSLYNQHLAETRPREYARVLSPLHQLIRDIVGQGITEGVFNPGLDVGAAAAIVMQTVVGALRLHWLGAELNGTPIDAGQLYDFCSRALGIRDSDDQSVVPSLAELFAQIGMRPTTHNGAFAMTMPVSPHVVNTSGALQGGLIATLVDVAGGHFGLEYLEPGTTMTTADLFVRYLRPIRQGSALAVPRMLRSGRRAMVMQVDIYGDGDELAATATVNFAIINGA
- a CDS encoding class I adenylate-forming enzyme family protein produces the protein MNDEGIPFGTKLRELAEQRRDDTAVTIVALDGTAQSLTFGKLDARANQWGRALAANGAETGSLVALAIPNSRHLVLATLGCWKIGAVPIPMHWDLPEWERDRVRAVIDPVVVVDENSRWELDVRAAAQSESPLPEAVSPTAHGICSSGSTGVPKVILNLAPSLWTPQHGEPFLSAWTPVARPQTIMVPAPMYHTNGFATFLFLLAGDHLVVLEKFDAALVLDVIERYRITNFTATPTMLARIAARPDIRRRDLSSIVFVLQGAAVMPPSLLHTWFELLSPEQMVTAYGMTENLGLTALRGDEWLTHPGSVGRGFRDTEIRILDADARPLGPGEQGEVYLRAPMSAGYRYLGGAPPLPSTDDGFRSAGDIGHLDSDGYLYIVDRRVDMIITGGANVFPAEVESALAGHPDIADVVVIGISDPRWGRRVHAVVQLAASLTEQQVIEYAKDRLAPYKVPKTVEFVDAIPRTAATKVNRSAMIAARGG
- a CDS encoding acyl-CoA dehydrogenase family protein; the protein is MNTELPQDVTDFAAVAAKRLARLGGPPAAVRAETDDGVRRAARAALSELGAFELDVRSSSGDVLAAAVLCQAAGATALPYPLVEELLAIDGARLALVNPDAPRIDHGDLPGDWIAADLDANRYQPHPASRTNAKLGPFLVPATVSAPNGTVPAADVSLHLVLGSWRILGAMQQSLRIVTEHVRARVQFGKPLAEFQAVRFAVADASVALRGLHELAKFTVCRPESTAAQVRSADALVLRLKAADTAREVLRTAHQLLGALGFCDESDISVLDRHTQPLIRLPLGTEGLALRLIPGVPDGSLETLFTGPVSA